A window from Malassezia restricta chromosome I, complete sequence encodes these proteins:
- a CDS encoding IPT/TIG domain protein, with translation MEDLGHSGNYGTVFPTFTAPQDRASARFTDSSSITTPPSLTSESSPESYLDNEDPACLSAIEQVHDFRSKSINAAVGGTANDALYCDWPANTPCAAFVPKVSDELKMTGVAQHLSAPHPNHKEAYDAEQFPPSQIREHVTALPMETALSTTHTEVHDEKLMSPDHSSLQPMTSSDAPFSNHATAMKPMSSFSSSPHHTSDTNSIAPAMIEKNDKRLLVQSPPHMPSSATDTTSLSLMSTRAIWPDRENLPSDMKILVNGLPAAGAKSRVETQIRMRIELVHPVQQTDGHVEYERIGSFTHIKVPPLSGTKRKSRKHQKTCVPPESTLMLEADVINATPPHARVYVCDSCRERERKRAHRKKSRAAVLNAYPTEEEMTAMGINPHAPDALSLAVTRLEEEERKHAVLFNCGDYIDFHDGEVILSTRITCYCRHHREKVGFHIVFTLRNHKGDFIATGSTPPIMIMDDHKSMSNSVSMSRMAEARLRSGIQDETFSPPRLRERAKPYDERLRRSSVRETPQPSAFLPSPSPVMHMDSASSHLSFPLNDHISMSWVNSMSPPSADEPVSSIPLMHDTTVPSPLQVTAPSNLFPPLTLPSDDLDMSGPVPRITKLVPVEGPTTGGVEITILGANFREGLQCVFGDMPSTSTRVWSPTTLVCILPPSFRPGPVIVRIQDSATSSLIELQSGHPIQIFTYIDTTDRALMELALQVVGMQMTGQVASARDIAMRIVSTCQGGSDAAGSASTVPTQSSKTQHPIDLLSSCLRLTPDSRIPSVQDSLLGLLKLLDVDLNDLPDQQRPPCNPIHACNRNGHTLLHLAVIHNFHRLVLDLLRRGCPIHARDANGYTALHFAALHGWMEVTKLLLQHGADIYDANNEGLIPIEVAHRSEKIDVECMLADSAGEDHDPSYADYGDETSDEDDDSETEEEWITFADVARTAGPVNHIHHTEESEEDKRVLDSAPSFQPKSPTSTPKAPWDSEVKSPGPIHSPPPTYDEATTQHGEPGSSKYIDGEKLISFPSALENAQTQNSSVMDGNLERELKLLRRGRRNARLARQRRWDSMDEPKDQQGAGAETVLRTRQGVYDDRMLVWFWIPAMLLAILVPILAQTGWFSSAVSTWIHGIVRDT, from the coding sequence ATGGAAGACCTTGGCCACTCTGGAAACTACGGCACAGTATTTCCTACGTTTACAGCACCACAAGATCGTGCTTCCGCTCGTTTCACAGACAGTAGCAGTATCACAACGCCACCCAGTCTCACGTCAGAAAGCTCGCCCGAATCCTATCTTGACAACGAGGACCCGGCGTGTCTTTCTGCCATTGAACAAGTGCACGACTTTCGCTCAAAAAGTATCAACGCAGCTGTAGGAGGCACTGCTAACGACGCCCTCTACTGCGATTGGCCTGCCAACAcaccttgcgctgcatTCGTACCCAAGGTGTCGGACGAGCTCAAAATGACGGGTGTGGCACAACATTTAAGTGCACCTCACCCCAATCACAAAGAGGCATACGATGCCGAGCAATTTCCACCATCCCAGATTCGGGAGCACGTCACCGCTTTGCCCATGGAAACAGCACTCTCGACAACACATACCGAGGTGCATGACGAAAAATTGATGTCGCCCGACCATTCTTCCCTACAGCCTATGACGAGCTCTGATGCGCCCTTTTCGAATCATGCGACCGCCATGAagcccatgtcgtcgtTCTCGAGCTCACCACATCATACCTCTGACACGAATAGCATTGCTCCTGCCATGATCGAGAAGAACGATAAGCGGTTGCTGGTTCAATCGCCACCTCATATGCCGTCATCGGCAACAGATACCACCTCACTCTCGCTCATGTCGACTCGAGCCATTTGGCCCGACCGCGAGAACCTACCATCAGACATGAAGATCCTTGTCAATGGATTGCCAGCAGCcggcgccaagtcgcgTGTCGAAACGCAAATTCGTatgcgcatcgagcttGTGCATCCCGTCCAACAAACTGACGGCCATGTTGAATACGAGCGCATAGGCTCATTCACGCACATCAAAGTACCGCCTCTGAGTGGCACCAagcgcaagtcgcgcaaGCACCAAAAAACATGCGTCCCACCTGAGTCGACTCTCATGCTTGAAGCCGATGTCATCAATGCGACGCCGCCTCATGCACGTGTGTATGTGTGTGATAGCTGCcgtgagcgcgagcgtAAGCGAGCACATCGCAAAAAGAGTCGTGCCGCCGTGCTGAATGCTTACCCTACCGAGGAGGAGATGACTGCGATGGGCATTAAcccacatgcgccggaCGCCTTGTCCCTCGCCGTAACTCGTctcgaggaagaggagcgtAAGCATGCCGTCCTTTTTAACTGTGGCGATTATATCGACTTTCATGATGGCGAAGTCATCTTGTCAACACGTATTACGTGCTACTGCCGCCATCATCGCGAAAAGGTTGGTTTCCACATTGTTTTCACACTGCGCAACCACAAGGGCGACTTTATTGCGACGGGTAGCACGCCGCCTATTATGATCATGGACGATCACAAGTCCATGTCGAATTCAGTGAGCATGTCTCGTATGGCTGAAGCACGTCTGCGCTCTGGTATACAAGATGAGACATTCTCCCCTCCGCGTCtgcgcgagcgagccaAGCCTTATGATGAGCGTCTCCGGCGCTCTTCCGTACGCGAAACGCCGCAGCCTTCAGCCTTCCTTCCTTCACCATCGCCTGTCATGCACATGGATTCGGCATCTTCACACTTGTCATTCCCTCTGAATGACCATATCAGCATGTCATGGGTCAATAGCATGTCGCCGCCATCGGCCGATGAGCCGGTATCCAGCATACCATTGATGCATGACACTACGGTACCAAGTCCGCTGCAAGTAACGGCCCCTTCCAATTTATTCCCACCGCTAACTTTGCCCTCAGACGACCTGGATATGAGTGGACCGGTGCCGCGCATCACCAAACTCGTGCCTGTCGAAGGCCCTACCACAGGCGGAGTGGAAATCACCATCCTGGGCGCGAATTTCCGCGAGGGACTTCAATGTGTGTTTGGTGACATGCCAAGCACATCAACACGTGTGTGGTCGCCTACGACGCTTGTGTGTATCCTGCCGCCCAGCTTCCGCCCAGGCCCAGTGATTGTGCGAATTCAAGATTCAGCAACTTCGTCTTTAATCGAGCTGCAGAGTGGACATCCTATTCAAATCTTCACGTACATCGACACGACAGACCGCGCCCTCATGGAGCTGGCTCTCCAGGTCGTCGGAATGCAAATGACGGGGCAAGTGGCTTCAGCGCGCGACATTGCCATGCGAATCGTCTCGACTTGCCAAGGCGGCTCGGATGCGGCAGGCTCCGCTTCGACGGTCCCGACTCAGTCTTCAAAGACGCAACACCCTATCGACCTACTGTCTTCGTGCTTGCGTCTCACGCCAGACTCGCGTATCCCAAGTGTGCAAGACTCTTTGTTGGGCCTTTTGAAGCTGCTAGACGTTGATCTCAATGACCTACCGGATCAGCAGCGACCTCCATGCAATCCCATCCATGCATGTAATAGAAATGGCCACACCCTCTTGCATCTCGCTGTGATACACAACTTTCATCGCCTTGTCCTGGATTTGCTTCGCCGTGGATGCCCCATTCATGCCCGTGATGCAAATGGCTACACGGCCCTGCATTTTGCTGCTTTGCATGGCTGGATGGAAGTGACCAAGTTGCTTCTCCAGCATGGCGCGGATATCTATGATGCAAACAACGAAGGCCTTATCCCGATCGAAGTGGCGCATCGTTCAGAGAAAATTGACGTTGAATGCATGTTGGCTGATTCAGCCGGAGAGGATCATGATCCAAGCTATGCTGATTACGGCGACGAGACGTCAgatgaggatgacgacTCAGAGACAGAGGAGGAATGGATCACATTTGCCGACGTGGCCCGCACAGCAGGTCCGGTCAATCACATTCACCATACGGAAGAATCTGAAGAGGACAAACGTGTCTTAGATTCTGCACCATCATTCCAGCCCAAATCACCTACAAGCACCCCGAAAGCGCCATGGGACTCAGAGGTCAAGTCGCCTGGGCCGATTCATTcaccgccgccgacgtATGACGAGGCTACAACGCAGCACGGGGAGCCTGGATCGTCCAAGTACATTGACGGCGAAAAGCTTATCAGCTTTCCTTCTGCTTTGGAGAATGCACAGACACAAAATTCCTCGGTCATGGATGGAAACCTCGAACGCGAGCTCAAGCTCCTCCGAAGGGGCCGACGCAATGCTCGCCTCGCGCGACAGCGTCGGTGGGACAGCATGGATGAGCCCAAGGACCAGCAAGGTGCAGGGGCGGAAACAGTCCTCCGCACTCGCCAGGGTGTTTATGATGATCGTATGCTGGTTTGGTTCTGGATTCCGGCGATGCTCTTGGCGATCCTCGTCCCGATTCTTGCTCAGACTGGCTGGTTTTCATCGGCTGTATCCACATGGATTCATGGCATCGTTCGTGACACATGA